From Macrobrachium nipponense isolate FS-2020 chromosome 6, ASM1510439v2, whole genome shotgun sequence, a single genomic window includes:
- the LOC135216670 gene encoding uncharacterized protein LOC135216670, with protein MRVQILLFAIFCIAVHAQPSDRYEALGVLQPDTASLGPHEKSVAATIELLPEIAEVLEDVASEQNYDPSDAGSIMRLSTLAFLPISKKVLLKTAEAEGRKVNVEDIYSLNAAEAVMPSVVSFMERLQAAEFFKRRINPYRSAPAPTYRQPVNAQATYIPPVHNNYQPVVKSTYRPATN; from the exons ATGAGGGTACAG ATCTTACTCTTCGCCATCTTCTGCATCGCCGTTCACGCCCAACCTTCGGATCGCTATGAAGCATTGGGTGTCCTCCAACCAGACACTGCCAGCCTCGGACCACACGAGAAATCTGTGGCGGCCACCATCGAACTTCTACCGGAGATCGCCGAAGTTTTAGAAGACGTCGCCAGCGAACAGAACTATGACCCCAGCGATGCCGGGTCAATCATGAGGCTGTCCACACTGGCCTTCCTCCCCATCAGCAAGAAGGTTCTTCTCAAAACAGCAGAGGCGGAGGGTCGCAAGGTTAATGTGGAGGACATCTACAGCCTAAATGCTGCCGAAGCTGTCATGCCATCCGTTGTGTCCTTCATGGAGAGGCTCCAGGCTGCCGAATTCTTTAAAAGGCGCATTAACCCTTACAGGTCTGCCCCTGCTCCTACATACCGTCAACCTGTCAATGCTCAGGCAACTTACATCCCACCAGTCCACAACAATTATCAACCAGTTGTAAAGTCTACCTACAGACCAGCTACCaattaa